The DNA sequence CAGGTCGGCCAGATCGAGAACTTCATCGCCAACAAGGTCGACATGATCGTGCTCAATGCAGCCGACTCCAAGGGCGTCGGCCCGGCCGTGAAGAAAGCCAGGAAGGCTGGCATCGTGGTGGTGGCGGTGGATGTGGCCGCTGAAGGAGCCGACGTGACCGTGATGTCGGACAACACCATGGCGGGCGCCCAATCCTGCAAGTTCATCGCCGACAAGCTGCAGGGCAAGGGCAACGTGGTCATCGTCAATGGTCCGCCGGTGTCTGCCGTGATGGATCGAGTCACCGGCTGCAAGAGCGAATTCAAGAAGTCGCCCGGCATCAAGATCCTCTCCGACAACCAGAACGCCGGTGGCAGCCGCGATGGCGGCATGACCACCATGTCCAACCTGCTGGCAGCGCACGCCAAGATCGATGGCGTCTTCGCCATCAACGATCCCACCGCCATCGGTGCGGAACTGGCGATCCGTCAGGCCAAGCGTAGCGATATCAAGGTCATCACCGGCGTGGATGGTGCGCCCGATGCCGAGCGCGCTCTGAAGGACAGCAAGTCGCTGTTCGCCGCCTCGCCGGCCCAGGATCCGTATGGCATGGCCGCCGAAAGCGTGGCCATCGGTTACCAGGTGATGAATGGCCATCCGCCATCCAATAGCATCAAGCTCTTGCCGGTCAAGCTGATCACGCGCGAGAACGTAGCCGATTACAAGGGCTGGGTACCGGCTAACTGAGGCCGTACGCACGCCGGCTTGCCGCACATTGCGGGCAAGCCGGCGCCGGTGTCCATGCCGGGTCGCCGTAAGCGGCTGTGCACGGACGATGTTGCCGTCTTCCTCTTTTCGCCATGACTTCCACTCCCATCCTGCAGATGACCGGCATCAGCAAGTCCTTCGGGGCCACGCGTGCGTTGTCGGAGATGCATCTGACCATCCGCCCCGGCGAGATCCATGCCCTCATGGGTGAGAACG is a window from the Herbaspirillum rubrisubalbicans genome containing:
- a CDS encoding ABC transporter substrate-binding protein, translated to MIKNTLAIACATLSLAAIASSSQAADKPLKSVGVTLGDLANPFFVAIAKGAESGAHKINPEAKVTVVSSKYDLNTQVGQIENFIANKVDMIVLNAADSKGVGPAVKKARKAGIVVVAVDVAAEGADVTVMSDNTMAGAQSCKFIADKLQGKGNVVIVNGPPVSAVMDRVTGCKSEFKKSPGIKILSDNQNAGGSRDGGMTTMSNLLAAHAKIDGVFAINDPTAIGAELAIRQAKRSDIKVITGVDGAPDAERALKDSKSLFAASPAQDPYGMAAESVAIGYQVMNGHPPSNSIKLLPVKLITRENVADYKGWVPAN